The nucleotide window GGATTCTTGAACTATCATTAAAGTTTGGAGTGAAAAAGCTCGTCATTCTTAGTACATTTCATGTTTATGGAGCTTATTCAGATAATCCCATTTTTATAAAAGAAGATGCTCCGCTTAGGGCCTCAAGTGTTTACCCTGATCTAAGAGATGTTGTTGAGATGGATCAAATTGCAGTAGAATGGATGTGGAAACACCAAGGTGAAATAGACACTATTGTGCTTAGGCCAGCGACTATTGTTGGGCCTCAAATTCAAAACTCATTTACAAGATATTTAAAAGCAGCTCTTGCTCCTGTGCCAATGGATTTTAATCCCATGATGCAATTTGTACATGAATTTGATATGGCCAGAGTATTCTTAGAATG belongs to Halobacteriovoraceae bacterium and includes:
- a CDS encoding NAD-dependent epimerase/dehydratase family protein, translated to MIKTTQNDETYNILIIGMSGGLAKILANLLLRECKNCIITGVDTREVVGIPKDPRIILKKMSYTRGNFENLFRNHSFHTVYHLGRIGHSAANPNANLAQRLNISKMGTNRILELSLKFGVKKLVILSTFHVYGAYSDNPIFIKEDAPLRASSVYPDLRDVVEMDQIAVEWMWKHQGEIDTIVLRPATIVGPQIQNSFTRYLKAALAPVPMDFNPMMQFVHEFDMARVFLE